From the genome of Triticum aestivum cultivar Chinese Spring chromosome 3B, IWGSC CS RefSeq v2.1, whole genome shotgun sequence, one region includes:
- the LOC123067820 gene encoding esterase PIR7B encodes MERIQSSNSNSVRNHFVLVHGLCHGAWCWYKVIVALEAAGHRVTAVDLAASGAHPARIDEVHSFEEYSRPLLDVVAAAPEGGSERLILVGHSHGGLSIALTMERFPGKVATAVFVAAAMPCVGKHMGVTTEEFMRRASSEGLLMDCEMLAINNNQGVGVAIIVGPDFLAHKGYQQSPPEDLALAKMLVRPGNQFVDDPVMKDAGLLTERNYGSVKKLYVVAKADVSSTEEMQRWMVVLSPGTEVEEIAGADHAIMSSKPKELCDVLVKIANNFNI; translated from the exons ATGGAGAGGATCcagagcagcaacagcaacagcgtGAGGAACCATTTCGTCCTGGTTCACGGCCTCTGCCACGGGGCGTGGTGCTGGTACAAGGTGATCGTGGCGCTCGAGGCCGCGGGGCACCGCGTCACGGCAGTCGACCTCGCCGCGTCCGGCGCCCACCCAGCGCGCATCGACGAGGTGCACTCGTTCGAAGAGTACTCTCGGCCGCTGCTCGACGTGGTGGCCGCAGCTCCCGAGGGTGGCAGCGAGAGGCTGATCCTTGTCGGGCACAGCCACGGCGGCCTCAGCATCGCGCTAACGATGGAGAGGTTCCCCGGCAAGGTCGCCACGGCCGTGTTCGTGGCAGCCGCGATGCCGTGCGTTGGCAAGCACATGGGCGTCACAACCGAGGAG TTCATGAGAAGAGCATCATCGGAAGGACTGCTCATGGACTGCGAGATGCTGGCAATCAACAACAACCAGGGTGTAGGTGTTGCAATCATAGTGGGCCCAGACTTCTTAGCTCACAAGGGTTACCAGCAAAGTCCACCTGAG GATTTGGCCCTGGCAAAAATGTTGGTGAGGCCTGGAAACCAATTCGTGGATGATCCAGTGATGAAGGACGCAGGGCTGCTCACCGAACGCAACTATGGGTCGGTGAAGAAGCTATACGTGGTTGCCAAGGCAGATGTTTCCAGCACTGAGGAGATGCAACGCTGGATGGTGGTTCTGAGCCCTGGAACGGAAGTCGAGGAGATTGCAGGAGCTGACCACGCCATCATGAGCTCCAAGCCCAAGGAGCTATGTGATGTCCTGGTCAAGATAGCCAACAACTTCAATATTTAG